One Flavobacteriales bacterium genomic window, GACAGGATCTTTTTTTCTCAACGTAGACGCCTCTTCCAATGACAAACCGTTGGGCACATAGCCGTTCACAGGATCATGAGCGGAGGTCTGGTCCGTAAGGATATCAGGAATGATATCATCTTTCAACAAATGCTCAAGCAGATCGCCGGCATCACTCACCAATCCGATAGAGATGGCCTCTCCTTTTTCCTTCGCCTCCAACGCCCAGTCGCGGGCTTCTTCGTAAGACGAGGTCATCTTGTCAATATACTTTGTATCCAGTCGTTTTTGAATTCGTTTGGGATCTACATCTGCGCCCAGAAAAGTCGCCCCGGCCAGTGTAGCGGCCAGGGGTTGTGCGCCACCCATTCCTCCCAGGCCTCCGGACACCAGCAGCTTATGTTTCAAATTACCATTAAAATGTTGCTGACCGCAAGACACAAATGTTTCATATGTACCTTGAAGAATTCCTTGTGAGCCGATGTAAATCCAACTTCCCGCCGTCATCTGCCCGTACATCATTAAGCCTCGCTCCTTTAGGGCCTCAAAATGCTCCCAGTTGGCCCAATGCGGCACGAGGTTACTGTTTGCGATCAATACACGGGGCGCCTCGGGATGACTTCGGATGATGCCTACCGGCTTTCCGGATTGCACCAATAGACTATGATTTTCGTCCAGTTCCAAAAGGGCCTTGATAATTCCTTGCAGGGCATCCCGGTTCCGCGCAGCCTGACCGGTTCCTCCGTAGACCACCAGTTCATCGGGATTCTCGGCCACCTCGGCATCAAGGTTATTAAGTAACATGCGCAGCGGAGCTTCGGTTTGCCAGGACCGCGCGTGAAGTTCATTGCCTCTGGGCGCTTTGTAAACCGGATGTGTGGCGTATTTTTTAAGAAAGTCTGTATAGTGCATCATGTTCACCGTTTAAGTCGATCCCGGCTTCCGCTGCAGTTTCAGCAGCGAGGGTCGACAATTTGTATTGAGAAATGATCTGTGTTGCAGTTTGAAGATCATCGGAGAATACGCGATCCTCTTCCGTATGACTGATAAAGCTACGAACCATATCGTGACACCTTTCCAGGATCAGCCCGGACTTCAAAGGTCTGCGGTAATCGAAAGCCTGCGCAGCACAGATCAATTCCACTGCCAAAACCTTTTCCAGATTATCAATCACCTGGTTGAGTTTACGTCCACTGATGGAACCCATGCTCACATGATCTTCCTGTCCGAGCGACGTGGGTATACTATCCGCGCTGGCCGGAAAACACAACGCCTTATTCTCACTCACAAGAGCGGCAGAAGTATATTGGGGGATCATAAATCCTGAGTTGATACCGGTATTACGCATCAACAATTTGGGGAGTCCTTCACGCCCTTCCAGTAACAAATAGGTACGACGGTCTGAAATATTCCCGACCTCATGGGCCGCCAGGGTGGCATAATCTAGTGGCAACGCCAGTGGCTGTCCGTGAAAATTCCCTCCACTGATGGTATTCTGTGCATCAAGTACGATCGGGTTATCCGTCACGGAGTTGATCTCGATGTGTGTCAATTCTTTGAGATGTAGCCAGGCATTACGTGAGGCTCCATGCACGGGGGGCATACACCGAAGAGAGTATGGATCCTGAACACGCTCACAATGTTCATGCGACACCACCATTTCCGATCCTTTCAACAATTCACGAAGACGATGTGCTACAAGAAGGTTTCCGTTAAACGGCCGCAGCTGATGCAAGCGTTCATCAAACGGTCGGGTTGAACCAAGGAGCGCTTCCAATGACATCGCACCGATCACATCAGCGGTATTGAGCGCATGGTGTAATCGCTCTACGGCAAGGATGGCATGGGAAGCAATGAACTGCGTTCCATTGATCAGTGCCAGTCCTTCCTTTGCCTTCAATGCCAGGGGCTGTAGGCCTGCCTCCGCTAATACTTCAGCAGCCGGCCGCCTTGCGCCTGATTGCGTCACCTCACCCAGACCGATCAATGGCAGAAACAAATGAGCCAGAGGCGCAAGATCACCGGAAGCTCCCACCGAACCCTGCGATGGCACAACGGGAATCACATTATTATCTATGTGCCAGAGGATACGTTCGAGCAACTCCACAGACACACCGGAAAAGCCCAACGTCAATGCCTGCAGCTTGGTAATAAGCATCAGCCTGGAGAGCAATGGCGACACGGCTTCTCCCACACCAACGCTGTGGCTCTTGATCAGATTCACCTGCAGTTGTTCCGTATCCTCAGGAGATATCCGTGTCTGGCAAAGCGGCCCGAATCCGGTATTGACACCGTAAAGAATATCACTACCCTTTACGATATCATCCACGGCCTGTCGGCTCTTGCGCACCTGGTCAACCACCCGTGACGATAGCGTTCCCGTCACCCTTCCTGCCGCGAGGTCAAGCGCAAGCGCAACCGTCAATCGATCGGTCCCGAATGAAAATGTCTTACTCATGGGGTTATTGATTTGTTTAATCTTGAAAGTATATCTTTTTTATCGAGAGCCCTTTCCAATTCACCAAGCGTCTCATTAAAATTAAGAAGATGTTCATTCTCCTGCATGAGGCCCTCCATGATGTGTTCCAACATTTGCCAGACAGGCTTCACCTTTTCCAATAAACGCTGTCCTTTTTTTGTAAAACAGACGATGCGTTTCCTGCCGTCACCCGGGTCTTTTTCCGACTTCACCAATCCATGCCCCACAAGTTTATCCACCATTTGCACGATGGCCGGATGGGTAACCCGTAGCGTCTCCGAAAGCTCCGTAACAGACATATTACCTCTTCGATCCAGCTGAAAGAAGACAGGAAACCAGGTGATCTCGAAGGGAATGTTTTGCTGTTTGTACACCGCGGCTACGTCCTGCAATATACGTTCACTCAACCGCTTGAGGCGGGAACCGAGCATGAGGTAACCGGAATCTTTGTACACATCCATCGTACAAATATATAAATTTACGTAAGCACTTACGTATTTACAAGAAAATTATCTATAGATATTTATGTCACCCCTTCGGGGTTGGGGTACTTCGAAATGGGGCATTTAAAAGGCATGCGGATAGAATGATCTTCCTATAAATATTGCACCCCTTCGGGGTTAGTGGAGCATATC contains:
- a CDS encoding urocanate hydratase: MMHYTDFLKKYATHPVYKAPRGNELHARSWQTEAPLRMLLNNLDAEVAENPDELVVYGGTGQAARNRDALQGIIKALLELDENHSLLVQSGKPVGIIRSHPEAPRVLIANSNLVPHWANWEHFEALKERGLMMYGQMTAGSWIYIGSQGILQGTYETFVSCGQQHFNGNLKHKLLVSGGLGGMGGAQPLAATLAGATFLGADVDPKRIQKRLDTKYIDKMTSSYEEARDWALEAKEKGEAISIGLVSDAGDLLEHLLKDDIIPDILTDQTSAHDPVNGYVPNGLSLEEASTLRKKDPVEYKKRSLVSMARHVNLMLDMQRRGSKTFDYGNNLREFARQGGAEHAFDFPGFVPAYIRPLFCEGKGPFRWAALSGDPEDIYTTDQALMEAFPENTHLIHWLKEARDKIAFQGLPCRICWLGMGEREKAGLIFNDLVKSGKVKAPLVIGRDHLDCGSVASPYRETESMKDGSDAVSDWPLLNLMANTSGGATWVSFHHGGGVGMGYSQHAGMVVLVDGTERAANCIRRVLYNDPALGVIRHADAGYEIAERVADDFRLKI
- the hutH gene encoding histidine ammonia-lyase, with amino-acid sequence MSKTFSFGTDRLTVALALDLAAGRVTGTLSSRVVDQVRKSRQAVDDIVKGSDILYGVNTGFGPLCQTRISPEDTEQLQVNLIKSHSVGVGEAVSPLLSRLMLITKLQALTLGFSGVSVELLERILWHIDNNVIPVVPSQGSVGASGDLAPLAHLFLPLIGLGEVTQSGARRPAAEVLAEAGLQPLALKAKEGLALINGTQFIASHAILAVERLHHALNTADVIGAMSLEALLGSTRPFDERLHQLRPFNGNLLVAHRLRELLKGSEMVVSHEHCERVQDPYSLRCMPPVHGASRNAWLHLKELTHIEINSVTDNPIVLDAQNTISGGNFHGQPLALPLDYATLAAHEVGNISDRRTYLLLEGREGLPKLLMRNTGINSGFMIPQYTSAALVSENKALCFPASADSIPTSLGQEDHVSMGSISGRKLNQVIDNLEKVLAVELICAAQAFDYRRPLKSGLILERCHDMVRSFISHTEEDRVFSDDLQTATQIISQYKLSTLAAETAAEAGIDLNGEHDALYRLS
- a CDS encoding MarR family transcriptional regulator; translation: MDVYKDSGYLMLGSRLKRLSERILQDVAAVYKQQNIPFEITWFPVFFQLDRRGNMSVTELSETLRVTHPAIVQMVDKLVGHGLVKSEKDPGDGRKRIVCFTKKGQRLLEKVKPVWQMLEHIMEGLMQENEHLLNFNETLGELERALDKKDILSRLNKSITP